A genomic stretch from uncultured Pseudodesulfovibrio sp. includes:
- the hisH gene encoding imidazole glycerol phosphate synthase subunit HisH — protein MINIDVAIIDYGLGNLFSIKHACEYVGLSVQITDKADEILSARSVILPGVGAFGDAMNALNRLDLIAPIKDVATSGTPLLGICLGQQLLYSESAEFGAHKGLDLIPGTVQYFPVQTIEERTFKVPQVGWNSINPPADNPHAWDGTLLHGVTPGANMYFVHSCYVIPDDGDSVLTMTKYGNIEFSSGSHLNKITAFQFHPERSGADGLIVYKNFAQLIRSSEAK, from the coding sequence ATGATTAATATTGATGTTGCTATTATTGACTACGGACTCGGCAACCTTTTTTCAATCAAGCACGCTTGTGAATACGTCGGTTTATCTGTTCAGATAACCGACAAAGCTGACGAAATTCTCTCAGCTCGATCCGTTATTCTTCCTGGTGTCGGTGCATTCGGCGACGCAATGAACGCGCTTAACAGACTTGATTTGATAGCTCCCATTAAAGATGTAGCTACAAGCGGCACTCCGTTGTTAGGTATTTGCTTGGGACAACAACTCCTTTACTCTGAAAGTGCAGAATTCGGGGCACACAAAGGGCTTGACTTGATTCCTGGTACAGTTCAGTACTTCCCTGTCCAAACAATTGAAGAAAGAACTTTCAAAGTTCCCCAAGTGGGTTGGAATTCCATCAATCCGCCCGCCGACAATCCTCATGCTTGGGACGGGACACTCCTTCATGGAGTGACACCCGGAGCCAACATGTATTTCGTTCACTCCTGTTATGTCATTCCAGACGATGGTGACAGTGTTCTGACAATGACTAAATATGGTAACATTGAATTTTCTTCGGGCAGCCACCTCAATAAAATAACAGCTTTCCAGTTCCACCCGGAACGAAGCGGTGCCGATGGACTTATTGTCTATAAAAATTTTGCTCAACTCATACGCTCTTCGGAGGCAAAATAG
- a CDS encoding N-acetyl sugar amidotransferase, with product MSNQRPSSYPEFKHTKDRITPTLHIDEDGVCDACRYNEQKKDEIDWKVREDQLMQLCDKHRKNDGGYDCIVPGSGGKDSCLAAHTLKYKYGMNPLTVTWPPIMYTDYGYKNFRNWIEVGGFDNITFNQNGRAHKLLTKLAIENLFHPFQTFILGQKNLAPKIALEYNIPLIFYGEPEAEYGNPIAETSSSLRDKSYYSMKNIDDLFLGGVSIKELMDVHGLRLNELATYFPAEADRLEKSNIEVHYLGYYVPWTPQEAYYYAVENTGFKARPFRTQGTYSKYNSIDDKIDDLHYYTTYIKFGIGRTTYDASQEIRNKHLTREEGVALVHKYDGEFPDVYFNEIMEYLDITPNHFHELVERNRSPHLWEKINGEWKLKHRVENL from the coding sequence ATGTCCAATCAGCGTCCGTCTTCTTACCCAGAATTCAAACATACAAAAGATCGGATAACGCCTACACTCCACATTGATGAAGACGGTGTTTGCGACGCATGCCGCTACAACGAGCAAAAAAAAGACGAAATCGACTGGAAGGTTCGTGAAGATCAACTCATGCAATTGTGCGACAAGCACCGCAAAAATGACGGTGGCTACGATTGCATCGTCCCCGGCAGCGGTGGCAAGGACAGTTGTCTTGCAGCGCATACGCTAAAGTACAAATACGGTATGAACCCACTCACCGTGACATGGCCACCGATCATGTACACGGACTACGGGTATAAGAATTTCCGCAACTGGATCGAGGTCGGTGGTTTTGACAACATCACTTTCAACCAAAATGGTCGGGCTCACAAACTGCTAACCAAACTGGCCATTGAGAATCTTTTTCACCCGTTTCAGACATTCATTCTTGGACAAAAGAATCTCGCACCAAAAATTGCATTGGAATATAATATCCCGCTCATTTTTTATGGTGAGCCAGAAGCTGAATATGGTAATCCCATTGCAGAGACTTCGTCTTCACTGAGGGACAAGTCCTACTATAGCATGAAAAACATAGATGACCTCTTTCTTGGTGGTGTCTCCATCAAGGAGCTCATGGATGTTCACGGGCTACGCCTTAATGAATTAGCAACATATTTCCCAGCTGAAGCGGACCGCCTGGAAAAATCAAACATTGAAGTCCACTACCTTGGCTATTATGTTCCCTGGACTCCTCAAGAAGCCTATTATTACGCCGTGGAAAACACAGGCTTCAAGGCCCGCCCTTTCCGTACACAAGGTACTTACAGCAAGTATAATAGCATTGACGACAAAATCGACGACCTGCACTATTATACGACGTATATCAAATTTGGTATTGGTCGCACGACTTACGACGCTTCTCAGGAAATCAGGAATAAACACCTTACCCGCGAAGAAGGTGTCGCTTTAGTTCATAAGTATGACGGAGAATTCCCAGATGTCTACTTCAATGAAATTATGGAATATCTCGACATAACGCCAAACCACTTCCACGAACTGGTTGAACGGAATCGCTCTCCCCACCTTTGGGAAAAAATCAATGGCGAATGGAAACTCAAACACAGGGTAGAGAATCTGTAA
- a CDS encoding SDR family oxidoreductase: protein MKSIHQLMDLTGRTALITGGAGYIGTAFCEALAEVGANIAVLDIAEDRVHATASKLAEIYSVKTMGLTVNLSDEAAVVAAPAQVKETLGSLDIVVNCAAFVGTSGLSGWVTPFEEQSVDTWRAALETNLTACFALIQAATPFLRESGHGSVINIGSTYGVVGPDMSLYEGTAMGNPAAYAASKGGLTQLTRWLATTLAPDIRVNCISPGGIARGQDEKFVERYKARTPMKRMGTEEDMKGALLYLASDLSAYVTGQNLLVDGGWTTW from the coding sequence ATGAAAAGCATACACCAACTCATGGATCTGACAGGCCGTACTGCCCTGATTACCGGCGGCGCCGGATACATAGGCACGGCATTTTGCGAAGCTTTAGCCGAAGTCGGGGCCAACATAGCCGTACTCGACATAGCCGAGGATCGCGTCCATGCCACAGCGTCAAAACTGGCTGAGATATACTCAGTCAAAACCATGGGATTAACCGTTAACCTGTCAGACGAGGCCGCTGTTGTCGCAGCACCGGCACAGGTCAAGGAAACACTCGGTTCACTGGATATCGTCGTCAACTGTGCCGCCTTTGTAGGAACATCAGGCCTGTCCGGCTGGGTCACCCCTTTCGAAGAACAAAGTGTGGACACATGGCGGGCAGCACTGGAAACCAATCTGACAGCCTGCTTCGCCCTCATTCAGGCAGCAACTCCGTTCCTGCGTGAATCCGGCCACGGCTCGGTAATCAACATAGGCTCCACCTACGGCGTTGTCGGTCCGGACATGTCCCTCTACGAAGGCACAGCCATGGGCAACCCCGCAGCTTACGCAGCCTCCAAGGGCGGCCTGACCCAACTTACCCGATGGCTTGCCACTACCCTCGCCCCGGACATCCGTGTCAACTGCATCAGCCCCGGCGGTATCGCCCGAGGTCAGGACGAAAAATTCGTCGAACGCTACAAGGCACGGACTCCCATGAAACGCATGGGGACAGAAGAAGACATGAAAGGCGCTCTCCTCTACCTCGCTAGCGATCTGTCCGCCTACGTAACAGGCCAAAACCTGCTGGTTGACGGCGGCTGGACCACTTGGTAA
- a CDS encoding acylneuraminate cytidylyltransferase family protein: MGYSSMKRYGFIFARGGSKGVPGKNIRPLGGIPLIGHAIKAGQDSGMLDRIIVSTDDQAIAETARQLGAEVPFMRPAELAQDTSPEWLAWRHAVNAVDDFDLFVSLPCTAPMRNGDDVRRCIDTFEAEECDVVITAREAERHPSFNMITLDAAGYAVIAMPTDKDITRRQDAPAVFDMTTVCYVTTPDFIRQKDGVFQGSVKMVEIPPERAIDIDTELDFAFAEFLMERNS; the protein is encoded by the coding sequence ATGGGTTACAGCTCGATGAAGCGATACGGATTTATTTTTGCCAGAGGCGGCTCCAAGGGGGTACCAGGAAAAAACATTCGGCCGCTTGGTGGTATCCCGCTGATCGGACACGCGATCAAGGCCGGACAGGATTCCGGCATGCTTGACCGGATCATTGTGTCCACCGATGACCAAGCCATTGCAGAAACAGCCCGACAACTCGGCGCGGAAGTTCCATTCATGCGTCCCGCCGAACTGGCGCAGGACACCAGCCCGGAATGGCTGGCATGGCGACATGCCGTGAATGCAGTGGATGACTTCGACCTGTTCGTTTCTCTGCCCTGCACCGCTCCAATGCGCAACGGGGACGACGTGCGCCGCTGTATCGATACATTCGAAGCTGAAGAATGTGATGTGGTAATCACAGCGCGTGAAGCCGAACGGCACCCTTCTTTCAACATGATTACTCTGGATGCCGCCGGTTACGCGGTTATCGCCATGCCCACAGACAAAGACATCACCCGCCGTCAGGATGCTCCTGCGGTCTTTGACATGACCACAGTCTGTTACGTTACTACACCGGACTTCATCCGCCAAAAAGATGGGGTCTTTCAAGGCTCAGTGAAGATGGTGGAGATCCCGCCCGAGCGTGCCATTGATATTGACACGGAACTCGACTTTGCCTTTGCCGAATTCCTTATGGAGCGAAACTCATGA
- a CDS encoding imidazole glycerol phosphate synthase cyclase subunit — MNFRIIPRLDIKGPNLVKGINFEGLRVLGKPEDFALHYYENGADELFFQDAVASLYDRNSLHDIIKKTSSQIFIPLCVGGGLRNVADIREVLRAGADKVSINTEAIKRPEFIQEASVAFGSSTIVVSIEAIKRNNGSWEALIEYGRETTQVNALKWAKIAEELGAGELMVTSIDQEGTGKGYDLELVKAIATSVSIPVIAGGGCGNPQDVAQVIIEGKADAVSMASALHYKTMDALMKKSTSHEYDLEGNIEFLKTGHGFTKVTPCSIEDIKVALQQHNLPCRMSVNHD, encoded by the coding sequence ATGAATTTTCGTATTATCCCCCGACTTGACATCAAAGGGCCAAACCTTGTTAAAGGTATTAATTTCGAAGGCTTACGCGTTTTAGGAAAGCCAGAAGACTTTGCATTGCACTACTATGAAAACGGTGCTGACGAACTTTTCTTCCAAGATGCTGTTGCTTCTTTATATGATCGCAACAGCCTTCATGACATAATCAAAAAAACATCCTCACAAATTTTTATTCCACTTTGTGTTGGTGGCGGACTCCGTAATGTTGCTGACATTAGAGAAGTGTTACGGGCTGGTGCCGATAAGGTTTCGATTAACACTGAAGCCATAAAACGACCTGAATTCATTCAAGAAGCATCTGTTGCTTTCGGCTCTTCAACTATCGTGGTTTCCATTGAAGCAATCAAGAGAAACAACGGCAGTTGGGAAGCGCTTATTGAATATGGCCGTGAAACCACGCAAGTTAATGCGTTGAAATGGGCCAAAATAGCCGAAGAACTCGGCGCAGGCGAATTGATGGTCACAAGCATCGACCAGGAAGGGACAGGCAAAGGGTATGACTTAGAATTGGTTAAGGCCATTGCCACCAGTGTTTCCATACCCGTCATTGCCGGTGGAGGATGCGGCAACCCGCAAGATGTTGCGCAAGTGATTATTGAGGGAAAAGCCGACGCTGTATCCATGGCCTCAGCTTTACATTACAAAACTATGGATGCTTTAATGAAAAAGTCCACGTCGCATGAATACGACCTTGAAGGGAACATCGAATTCCTGAAAACTGGACACGGATTCACCAAGGTCACTCCGTGCTCCATAGAAGACATCAAGGTAGCCTTACAGCAACATAACTTACCGTGTCGCATGAGTGTGAATCATGATTAA